A stretch of DNA from Rhizoctonia solani chromosome 9, complete sequence:
TAGTCGCATCCCATTGCAACGGGCGGCTTTGGGGATATTTATTTAGGAAAGCTGGAAAATGGAAAGCCCGTGGCGGTCAAAGTAGCCAGATACCTCACTAACAGCATGCGTTCGAGGAAACAAATCAAAGTACGCAGAAAATTCTCCTGGTCGCGAATGTATACCGAGGGGTTGCATAGAATACAACCAAGGAGCTACATACTTGGGCTAGATGTCAACACCCGAATATACTGCCGTTGCTTGGGATAGTCGAGTTTCAAGATCAGATCGCTATGGTCTCTCCATGGATGGACAACGGAGATCTTCGTACTTATCTTTTAGGAAACCCCAAGGCTGATCGTTGCCAGCTGGTGCGTCAGTATGCAAAGTATCTACAAGTCATGCTTCTCATACACATTTATCGTATAGTGTTATGATATATGTGAAGGACTGGTTTATTTACACAATATGAATATTGTAGGCGGTTAAGaactttgttttgttttgttttcgCGGCTAACCAAATCGTTAGATTCACGGAGACCTCAAGGGAGTATGTTGAAATATCCTCGATGCGTTCGCCGAACCTGACTATCATCCCTCACATAGGGTAACGTTCTCATATCTGATAACGGAGAGGCCATGCTCAACGACTTTGGAAACTCTCTCATCGAAGACAATGCCATGAGGTTCACGGCCACTACGCGTGACACCGCTTGCTCCTCACGATGGGCGGTATGTATCATTCTCCAGCGCATTGTCCATCATCTTAACTCACTAGGGTTAGGCACCTGAAATTCTCGAAGGAGCCCCAGTCAGCTATCCAGCAGATGTTTTCGCTCTAGGCATGGTGGGTCGGAGTATTCAAGATCTGGTTCGCGATAGACTAATCTCCTATTTCATCCCCCCCTGGCTGCGCAAATGAATAGACTTTACTGGTACCCATATTTCTCGCGCAACTTTACGAGTAGTCTCATGTTTCTCTCAGGAGGCCATCACCGGTGATATACCGTACCGAGAGCTCGAAAGAGAACAGGCTGTCATGGCGGCTATCCTCTtcaaaaaggcaatcccaataCGACCAACTGCATATATCCCTCACAAAAGTGCACACGGAGATTTCCTTTGGGGCCTTTTTACCGGGTGTTGGGCGTACGAACCCATTAATAGACCACGCGCCGAAGAAGTGCGAGATATGGTAAGACGTTTTGTCTAAAGCATGAGGGTGGCTCTTGGTGACGACCAATTTAAAACTATAGATGCTACGAGTTACCAAAACGGGGTTGATACACCAAGTATAGTAGACTCAATGCTAAGGTTCGACCGTCTGTATACCTACTTTGGGGTTGCACACTTGGTTCCAACCAGAATTGCGTCGAACCAACACGCCTATGGAAATTGAAGATCACGAATCGTTTCATCATCGTTGACGCACTGCCTGTATTGCTAGGTCAAATTTCGTTGTGCAACAGCTACTGAATTAATGTGTTAGTTCACTCTTCGGAGTGGGGCGAGAAACTCGAGCTGTGCTGGGGATTCGACCAAACGTCCCTGGCGCAGCTTGCATTCCAATTCTGATACTTTTTATGGCTATTCGCGCCATACCCTCATGTTTTTGAAGGATGAACATGTAGACAATTAGACGCATGGTTAAACCTGAACTAGACGCAAAGCGGGGCGGGCAATGGGTTCGGGTCTATTCCGAACCAGGCTGGAAGGGGTACTTTTAACCAAATGAGCTGCTAGCTCTGTTGCTCGACATTCGGGAGGTTCCGACCGCAACGCGAATCTGAGGCACATCCTACAACTCAGTCAAGATTGAAGCGAAGCAATGCTCAGAGTACGAAAGACGATCAGATAGCATATAACCAACGCTATCGTAAATCGGCAAACAGCATCAATGAGTAAAAGGAGTGTATAAACAATTCGTTGTTTGATACCTTGGATTGTTGATCAGCATAGGATCGAGGTTGTAAAACACACCAGACGGAATGTATGAGCATTCATAATTCTATTAATACCACAGCCCATGACCCCGGCGGATAAGGACAGGGGCGTGCCCCTCGAAGGGTATGTGCAAACTTCGATAGGGGGCGATACTGAAGCGACGGTACCGCATACATCCCCGATATGTAACAGCTATAATTACAGGATCAACCGTACCTCAGGGCAATCAATAAACTTTGAATCCTACCTTTATCGACCTACTCGAGTCCGCGCAAGAACTTCATGTGATGATGATGTGAACGGTATACTAGGCGCCCACGCTGATATTTGTAAAGACTTTACGGTACAGTATCAGGCCGATTCAACTATCAAAAGGGGATGTGTCTTTACATCAATCCGAAACCATTCTATGATATTTACAACTAATACAACTCTGTGGTGCCAATACTTCTTCGGAACACTTGACCACAGCCCGTGGTTTAGCCAATTAATACCAAGTACTATATACTACAAAGAAGCGTCTCGGCTCATCTCAAGGACCCAAAAGGTTCACCCAGTCACACACAATTTAAAGGTAGATCTAAAATTGCGCTTCGGATACACGAGCCAGAAGGTCTCTACTTAGTCATTGATAAATTCTGATATTGGATAGAGTTGGTACGAGTGAGATAAGGAGTCGGCCCCAGACGGCTCGTAGGTTCACACCAAGTAACCGTAATGAACGACTATCCTATTGTCTCCAGTTCAAAATTCAAATGGCTTGGTCGATCGTCTGCGAATTCGCCCGTAGATCAAATAATTACAAGGGGGAGAGGGGGCCGTCAAACCGAACGACAGCCAACTGCTCACACACCGAGGGACGTACACGTCCGGAACTTTCACGATGTTCATAATAGGCTATCGCTATATGTTATTCCTTCATGTAATGTTATCTGTGCTGGCATGCACTATATCAGTATTCAAGTGACATGAAATGACAGAGGCACGATCCGTAAACGAGATCGGGATCGGGTCTTACCATGCGGGCCCAAGTCCATTCCCGGTCTTACCTCAGTgtccccccctcccccctctACGATCATCAATTCAATGATCCCAGGCAACATAATTGGCCCATGAGGTCTGGCATATCCACCAGCATGGGTAAAGTACTCGTTATAGCTTAGATCCTAGCCCAAACCTTCGACCACAAGGTTTTCTGACTCAGGGTTCACCTAAACTGTGGTCTTGATGGCACCAAACACATCCCGCGAACTGTAATCTAATTAAAATTCCATTTTTTTGAGACTGCGCGCATACGAGCAGAGAACATACAGTGTACAACCCTTTGCGATGAAGGGAGTCGGGAGCCGTATTTACAAACAATCATAGATAACCATAGAACAAAATAAGAAAGCGAGAGGCGAGTGAGCACAACAAGAAAAAAGGCTCTGTAAAACcgaaacaaaaaaaaaacatagAGACAAGGAAATCAAAACGGCTATGAACCATGCACTTCAGTGCTCCAAGCACCTGTATGCGCATGTGCCGGTGCATATGCGACGTGACTATCTCGTCGACCTATCCATTCTGTGGAGCTATAGCCCGTCGCAGGGGCCGGGGTCGATGTCGCATATCCTCCGTAAGACGAGCTGGAATGGTACCCATCTTCTGCAGCGTAGTATGAGGATGTAGGAGCAGGCGGTGGCACTGGTTGGCTAGTATAGCTCCCTTCTTGTTGGTACCACTGGAAGCGTATGTTGGGACTGGGCAGGCGTGCCCGAGTAGTATCCGCTGGGCGAAGTGGGTGCATACGAGCCAGGTGCATAGTTGCTTGTGTAGCCTTGGTATTGAGGGGCGGAGGAATATGATGCGCCGACAGGAGTCGAATCCGAGGGGCTATGGTAGGACTGTCCAGCACCCTCCGGGCTAGCAGAGCCCGAGGTGCCGTACCCACGCGTGGATGATGTGTTGGTTCCGCGGCGACTTCTCGATCGCCTTGAGCTCCCCGTCGAGCTAGCCGACGAGCCTCCGCCTCCTCCATAGGGTTCGTACCGTCTGGCAACGCGGCTGGATGAGCTCGGACCAAAGTACGAGTTGGAGTTTTCGTGTGGGTAGTACCCGGGTGAAGGAGAGTAGGCAAAGTGCGAATGTGATTCGGAAGCTCCGGTGGTCAAGAGTGGCACTTGAGAAGTCGCTTGTAAATGTGTCGGTGCGGAGGCTGGTGGACGGCAGTGCGCACAGGCGAGTCAGGATCGTCTGCTTCTCCTCTGACGTGAGAGAAATCAAATAATTTCTGCCATTAGCATTGGGCCCACGGGCATCGAGCATGGGCAACTCACCGGTACCTAGGAATGCCGTCGGCATCGATCTCTACTTTGGGTGGGCAACGGAAATGGGTCTTGTCCAGGTACTCGGGGCTGATATCGAGTACACTCAGTTCGGGAAGAGACGAGGGGGTTCTAAGGCGGCCTTCCTCGACGTCGGCAACCTTGTAATACGAAATGAGATGCTGAGTGGAGCCGTTGACGGTCAGGGAGAAGGTCTAGAGAGTGAATTAATCAGTTTATGGTCGAGGCGGGTTTGAAAAGGATTATGCGCGCGGGACCGGGAGTGTGTGTTAGATTAATGGTCGTGAACAGATCCACGGACGTCATGGAAGTCTGGAGCACCTATTCGAGCGCTCTTCACACGGCTCCAGCAAATGCGGTCTCGGCAAAGGAGCAGAAATGACAACCAGACAAACGCCCCAGAGACGCCACCATCAGAAACCTCGAGCTCACCTTTTTCATCATGCCATCCGGCTTGAACTTGTAGCTGTTGGTAAGACTACCGACCAACGCCCTCTCGCGATTGCGGTCGGCCTGAGCACGACCATCCTTTGGCCTGGAGAGACTGGTAGTCGAGTCCTTTCGAGATGGGGGCGAGGTATTGGCCGGATCTGAGACGAGCAGCGGACTTTCATTAGATGCAGATTGGGCATTGGCGTTAGAGCTGTGCCCTTTTTATCCGTTTCACGGTACAGCTGGTAAAAGAGATTGTAAgaggtgtgcttggtgggatAAAATAGCTAAAACTCACCAGAAAATTGCCGAGGATGCGAGATGGAGACCTAGGTACGAAATGAGTAAGTTCTGAGGGTGGCGGTGGCTGGGGCCTTGATGGGAGCCAAGTCGCCATCAGACTCACCATAGGAGACCATCTGTCCAGCGCTTGATGCCACTCTCATCCTCATCAAAGACGAAGACGGAGCCTGAGGTAATCATGCGACGCTCGCGGTCGACTAGGCGGCGAGTAACACGGGGAATGAGGCCGCGTCGGGCAGCCTCAAGAATGAGCAGCGCATCCTCAGTAGTCTCGATGAACCATGAGCACGGCGGCTCAGTCCAGACCGGCTCTGAACGCGATGGAGGCGAGTTAGTTGACGAGGGGGACATGACAAGGTTGGGGGGCAGGTGGATCTGAGGGTGGATAGTTCGGCCTGATAAACCAAGGTTTTATGAACCCTGTCAAGTCCATAAACAATGCCCATAAACCTTGCCGCTCAGATACCGCTAATCTGGGTCCCCCGCCCCCATGCGGTTAGCACAAGTTACCCCGCTGGTTTTCATCCGAGTTTTGACTCCTCCGCCGGTAATTTGACTGCTCCGATTCCACCATCACGTGGCCCTTCCACACGCCCACCCCTCGAGCTACCACCCAATCACGGAAGTATCACTACTGTATCACTGCTGCATACATACTCCTTGCCCTCTGATCCAATCTGATGCTAGGGGTCAGACTTGGGTCGGTGCCTTCCAGCTCGCACTCCACCCGGCTCGTCAGCTATGACGGTGACCCCTGTCGATCATGGTGGCTCCACGTTAATTGATACCCAGTATGGTATTTAATACGATTGGCATTAATTGCCTGTCTATGCCATAAGTATTTGGTTTCAATCCCCTCCCAAACATCAGTATCCTTTAATTGCTACGTCGATGCCCGACACCCGACGTGAAACCATGTTTACAGACTCCGTACAATTTAATTCCCGACGCCTCGTTCCGAAATTCGATCAGGTGAACGGTCTGAAAACTTGGGATCAGGCCAAGGCCATACGCCAACTGTACCACACACACATCTCTGTATTTGCGCCAGTACCTCCCTTGGTCCTCGACTACAGATCGTACCCGTCTAGGAAACAAGCATGTCCCTTGTGCTCCATGGCAAACTCCTAAATGAAAAAATTCGAGTCGGTGTCGATCCTGTTCTATCTCGGGGGGCGCACTGCTCTGCCGTATCGGTATCTTGAACTAGTGCCGGTTTGACAGTGGCGTTGACCAGCATATACCAGAAATACTATCGCCTCGTTGGCGAACGCCCCCGTTCAAGACCATCGTGTTCCGCTTTGACTGGTTGGCCACTCCAGCAAATGGTTGCTTTGAATTGATGAAACGTCGGATCAGGCGCGGTGTTTCAACCGGCTGGTCCGACTAGCTCACTTTCCCGCCACCGGTCAACTATCGTCTACTAGTCATATAGGGCGCCACCCCCAAGAGCTATCGTTTAGGACGAGCAGCAATCCTATACTTGGCTCAAGATTACAGGCCCGTTCAGAGTTATGCTCAAGCTTTGAACCTTGCGGTAAGCCCAACAACCACGACCCAGGGTGGCCCTGATCGAAGTGGGTCCCAAATCTGGTTCCTCGGCCAGTATAAATCTCTGGTTCTGAATTAACTATTGGGTGCTCGTTccttatttatttattttttaCCCAAAAAATCTAGCGTCCCATATAAAAGGCACTGTGTACCATCCAATGGATTCGGCCGAGTGATAGAGAGCGCCACTGGCGCGAGAGGACATCGGACACCGAATCTCTCCCAGGGGCTTTAAATAATTACCCTTTCTTTGCGTGCCGAGTGTTCTTGTAGCCTACGCCCACTGTGTAGTTCTTTCGAGTACGAGCAGGGGCTTGTCTATCCGTATCCAGGATAAGATGGCGATAAAGAACAGAAATTTCGGAGCCCGGGAGTGAGATTATATGCCGGTGCTCGACCTACCCCATGAAGTGGCGCacgtatgtatgcgcatcgCCAAGACACATTTCTATACAAAGAAGACAGTCTTGCCTTTAGTCAGTCCTCTAGCTGACTACCACCGCGATGGGCGTGGTAACGCGATCCAAGAATCGGCATATCACGTACTGTCTACCCTTACTCTAACATAACAAAGTGTATGAAAGGACAGAAGTATAGAAATATAGAAACATGAACATCCTTGGCTATCACTATCTGAATGGATTTCATTAATTTGTTAGTCGAATTCTTCGCCCACGCGCACACCACTGGCTGAACGCGTAGCAAAACTGGCGCGGCGATAGCGGCACTACAATTAAATTATATGCCACTGTAGATCCCTCCCGAAGAATGTATGGCCGGTTCGCGCGCGCATCAACTTTTATCAAGAGTCTGATTTGTGACACGGCCGATGATGTAGCCTCGGTGCGTATGTAATGAACCAGGCGGGATTCGTGGTAGGAAACCATGGTCCGAGGCAAAGAATACATGACGGTTGGCTCCACAAGTTACAGTCACAACCAGCCGTATTAGGTTCGGGGGTTCGATTCACAGGCGGTCTGCGCCAGAACTAAAACATCAAGTAAAGTAGCATGAATAGACTGTTTCTGCCAAGGCACCACACTCCAACGTTAACAGCACGACACACTTGGACGAGAACATGTCACTCTCAGTTGGATTCGAGGGCATATCATACGATCCTAAATGGTTGAAATACGTCGACGGCGATGTCAGTAGGCATGATACCGAGGACATCTAACAATCTATCAAAGGTGATTTTCAAACAGTTTGTATGCTGGCTCAAAACGTAACAAACACCGAGACGACGGCCCATGATCCACACCGAGACGAAATCTCCTATAGGCGCGCGCGCACGCGGAACGAACTTATTCTCTCGTCGACCAAAACCAAAATCGAAAGAGTACCTTGCTCTTATCCATCCAAAGGGCAATCCGTACCGCGCGCCATCGTCTCGACGAAGGCTGATGGTCGGGTCGTTTCAGTAACCCGTC
This window harbors:
- a CDS encoding Tyrosine kinase catalytic domain protein, with protein sequence MPILNQVEGRFWNSRRSRSLPDLGCNNLLKYIERPSLLWDAMADGSQPTRYNSTFIRLGETLSNVLRTTYTNIRYLQHALQSVATKIRSDAKLYHSLNRSFWETRASNVHECWIPFGPLAGEAGVTDSPMIRTSMTITEVTSILRRHCCKRLNRKLENGKPVAVKVARYLTNSMRSRKQIKNTTKELHTWARCQHPNILPLLGIVEFQDQIAMVSPWMDNGDLRTYLLGNPKADRCQLCYDICEGLVYLHNMNIIHGDLKGGNVLISDNGEAMLNDFGNSLIEDNAMRFTATTRDTACSSRWAAPEILEGAPVSYPADVFALGMVGRSIQDLEAITGDIPYRELEREQAVMAAILFKKAIPIRPTAYIPHKSAHGDFLWGLFTGCWAYEPINRPRAEEVRDMFTLRSGARNSSCAGDSTKRPWRSLHSNSDTFYGYSRHTLMFLKDEHVDN
- a CDS encoding cAMP-independent regulatory protein pac2, whose product is MSPSSTNSPPSRSEPVWTEPPCSWFIETTEDALLILEAARRGLIPRVTRRLVDRERRMITSGSVFVFDEDESGIKRWTDGLLWSPSRILGNFLLYRETDKKGTALTPMPNLHLMKDSTTSLSRPKDGRAQADRNRERALVGSLTNSYKFKPDGMMKKTFSLTVNGSTQHLISYYKVADVEEGRLRTPSSLPELSVLDISPEYLDKTHFRCPPKVEIDADGIPRYRGEADDPDSPLPNHIRTLPTLLHPGTTHTKTPTRTLVRAHPAALPDGTNPMEEAEARRLARRGAQGDREVAAEPTHHPRVGTAPRALLARRVLDSPTIAPRIRLLSAHHIPPPLNTKATQATMHLARMHPLRPADTTRARLPSPNIRFQWYQQEGSYTSQPVPPPAPTSSYYAAEDGYHSSSSYGGYATSTPAPATGYSSTEWIGRRDSHVAYAPAHAHTGAWSTEVHGS